A single Bacillota bacterium DNA region contains:
- a CDS encoding CBS domain-containing protein has protein sequence MQAKDFMSRKLATAAPDQPGAVLFNLFLETCQGGIPVLDQNRHLLGIVTSADLLRALFPGCVRFLDCTLYPERSLDPAAVLERINRIQVGEIMRRDLVTAPIDTPFCKLVALLMERKINQIPVVEAGRLQGMVTRFDVFRVLEEKYKEARAR, from the coding sequence TTGCAGGCCAAGGACTTCATGTCCCGCAAGCTCGCCACTGCTGCTCCCGATCAACCCGGGGCGGTTCTTTTTAATCTTTTTTTAGAAACGTGCCAGGGAGGCATCCCTGTTCTTGATCAAAACCGGCACCTGCTGGGAATCGTTACCTCCGCCGACCTCCTGCGCGCACTCTTTCCCGGTTGCGTGCGGTTTCTTGACTGCACGCTTTACCCGGAGCGGTCTCTTGACCCGGCGGCGGTTCTGGAGCGGATTAACCGCATTCAGGTTGGGGAGATCATGCGCCGGGATCTGGTCACCGCCCCTATCGATACTCCCTTCTGTAAACTTGTTGCTCTGTTAATGGAAAGAAAGATCAACCAGATTCCTGTTGTGGAAGCGGGAAGACTCCAGGGAATGGTAACCCGTTTTGACGTCTTCAGGGTCCTGGAGGAAAAATATAAGGAAGCGCGGGCGCGTTGA
- a CDS encoding DUF4445 domain-containing protein — translation MKNFKVTFQPANLEISMPEGATIKEALENGGLYFDFPCGGRGKCGKCRVQVLEGAGLPTPVEREHLEEREIEEGIRLACMTRIHGDLIVRLPFEKRPEAKILQIAPEKDVKLQPRIRKVYAEADLPSLNDQRPDWERLKAGAGLGELSIPLPLLRKLPQIARETRYRITLVLEGEKVLGLEKFDTRDRLLGMAFDVGTTTVVGYLMDLRTGKELSVASTLNPQTSYGADVISRITFASQEKTGLEKLHRSIVTALNELIGEAVERAGAAREDVYALTVAGNTCMHHLLLGVDPTYLALCPYVPVTKGPLVFSAKELGIEINDGGRIYMLPNIAGFVGADTVAVILATDLDRSREIKLAVDIGTNGEIVLGSQERLLACSAAAGPAFEGAQISCGMRGAKGAIDHVRFGEDLELSVIGGGKPEGICGSGLIDVVAGLLECGIVDQRGKILSPHEIASPKAEKFKNNIVQHDGANAFLLVDESQTAHGGPILITQRDIRELQLAKGAIATGIQVLMEKQGIETAEIAEVLLAGAFGNYLNPRSACAIGLLPPALAEKVKGVGNAAGTGAKAALLSFDEYQRAALISESVEYVELSAYPNFNSLFAGSLSFPVPGD, via the coding sequence GTGAAAAACTTTAAGGTTACCTTTCAACCGGCTAACCTGGAAATAAGTATGCCTGAGGGGGCCACGATCAAGGAGGCCCTCGAAAACGGGGGGTTATACTTCGACTTCCCCTGCGGGGGGAGAGGGAAGTGCGGCAAGTGCCGTGTACAGGTTTTAGAGGGGGCGGGTTTACCCACCCCCGTTGAAAGGGAGCACCTGGAGGAAAGGGAGATCGAAGAGGGGATCCGCCTCGCCTGCATGACCCGGATCCACGGAGACCTGATCGTCCGGCTTCCCTTCGAAAAAAGGCCGGAAGCAAAGATCCTCCAGATCGCCCCCGAAAAGGATGTAAAACTGCAACCCCGGATTCGCAAAGTCTACGCGGAGGCAGACCTTCCCTCCCTTAACGACCAGCGCCCAGACTGGGAGCGTTTAAAGGCGGGTGCGGGGCTAGGTGAACTCTCCATACCCCTTCCCCTGCTCCGCAAACTGCCCCAGATCGCCCGCGAAACCAGATACCGCATCACCCTGGTGCTGGAGGGAGAAAAGGTCCTCGGCCTCGAAAAATTCGATACAAGGGACAGGCTGCTGGGGATGGCCTTCGATGTCGGCACTACAACGGTCGTGGGTTACCTCATGGATCTCCGGACCGGCAAGGAATTAAGTGTGGCCTCAACGCTCAATCCCCAAACATCATACGGCGCCGACGTCATCTCGCGCATCACCTTTGCGAGCCAGGAAAAAACCGGCCTCGAAAAACTTCACAGGTCGATCGTAACGGCACTGAACGAACTCATCGGTGAAGCTGTAGAAAGGGCCGGCGCGGCGCGGGAAGACGTATATGCCTTAACTGTTGCAGGGAATACGTGTATGCACCACCTTCTTTTGGGGGTTGATCCGACCTATCTCGCGCTCTGTCCGTACGTGCCGGTGACGAAAGGGCCGTTGGTGTTCAGCGCGAAAGAACTGGGAATTGAAATCAACGACGGGGGACGAATTTACATGCTTCCCAACATTGCAGGATTTGTAGGCGCGGACACCGTTGCCGTCATCCTTGCAACAGACCTCGACCGGAGCAGGGAGATCAAGCTCGCAGTCGACATCGGAACGAACGGGGAAATCGTCCTCGGCAGCCAGGAAAGACTGCTCGCCTGCTCCGCCGCAGCGGGCCCCGCCTTTGAGGGTGCTCAAATCTCCTGCGGTATGAGGGGGGCAAAGGGAGCAATTGACCACGTGCGATTCGGAGAGGATCTGGAACTCTCGGTAATCGGAGGAGGAAAGCCTGAAGGGATTTGCGGATCCGGCCTGATCGATGTCGTTGCAGGACTCCTCGAGTGCGGCATTGTCGACCAAAGAGGAAAAATCCTCTCCCCCCACGAAATTGCTTCACCAAAAGCCGAAAAATTCAAAAATAACATCGTTCAGCACGACGGCGCCAACGCCTTTTTGCTTGTCGACGAATCCCAAACAGCCCACGGCGGGCCGATTCTCATTACCCAGCGCGACATCCGGGAACTCCAGCTAGCAAAGGGCGCCATTGCCACAGGAATTCAGGTGCTGATGGAGAAGCAGGGGATCGAAACGGCTGAGATCGCAGAGGTCCTCCTGGCAGGCGCCTTCGGGAACTACCTCAACCCGCGGAGCGCCTGCGCGATCGGCCTCCTTCCCCCGGCGCTGGCAGAAAAAGTAAAAGGGGTGGGCAACGCGGCCGGAACAGGAGCCAAGGCGGCGCTCCTCTCGTTTGACGAATATCAACGGGCGGCGCTGATTTCCGAATCGGTAGAATATGTAGAACTATCCGCATACCCCAATTTTAACTCCCTTTTCGCCGGCTCCCTGTCCTTTCCGGTGCCTGGAGATTGA
- a CDS encoding corrinoid protein yields MNEERFFEKISEAVIRGESEAVVAAVREALEAKIDAFSIVENGLTKGMDVVGEKFERQEFFLPDLLIAANAVKSAMEILKPHLATRSAGKEAVVVIGTVEGDIHDIGKNLVASALEASGFKVIDLGVNVPPAEFVKSVKEYNPDIVACSALITATMVNIKDVINALKEAGVRDKVKIMVGGAPLSREFAESAGADYYGRTVRDAVVIAKNIVGEGN; encoded by the coding sequence ATGAATGAAGAAAGATTTTTTGAGAAAATTTCTGAGGCCGTAATTCGCGGAGAAAGCGAAGCCGTTGTCGCAGCAGTGAGGGAAGCCCTCGAGGCAAAGATAGATGCCTTCAGTATTGTCGAAAACGGTCTAACAAAAGGAATGGACGTAGTTGGCGAAAAATTTGAAAGACAGGAATTTTTTCTGCCGGACCTGCTTATCGCGGCAAACGCTGTAAAGTCGGCCATGGAAATTTTAAAACCCCATCTTGCCACACGTTCTGCCGGAAAGGAAGCGGTAGTTGTCATTGGAACCGTTGAAGGAGATATTCACGACATCGGCAAGAACCTCGTTGCCTCAGCGCTGGAAGCGTCAGGGTTTAAAGTCATCGACCTGGGTGTCAACGTGCCTCCTGCCGAATTCGTTAAAAGCGTGAAGGAATACAACCCGGATATAGTAGCCTGTTCCGCTCTCATTACGGCAACGATGGTAAATATAAAAGATGTTATTAATGCACTAAAAGAGGCCGGTGTGAGAGATAAAGTCAAAATTATGGTAGGAGGAGCGCCTCTTTCCAGGGAATTTGCCGAAAGCGCCGGAGCCGATTACTACGGACGAACGGTCCGGGATGCAGTCGTTATTGCGAAAAATATCGTGGGGGAGGGGAACTGA
- a CDS encoding DUF1638 domain-containing protein — protein sequence MEQKNVVLVICETLAPEIEDKVPPHVEVNVIEFGLHLFPKELNKKLRDILGALDREGKWDLILLGYGLCSEGVVGLKSEKSKIVMPRTDDCIAIFLGSTEAYKKELTRDPGTYYLTKGWIEHGEDPLSISTRRHQWTKKYDEQTAQWVAREIMKNYTRIALIDTGTYELSPYIAYAKKVAETFDLKFEIIPGSLFLLEKLLHGPWDDNFLALEPGQEITKEMFLPKY from the coding sequence ATGGAACAAAAGAATGTCGTACTGGTTATTTGCGAGACCCTGGCTCCGGAAATCGAAGATAAGGTGCCTCCTCACGTGGAAGTCAACGTAATTGAGTTCGGCCTTCACCTTTTTCCTAAAGAGCTAAATAAAAAACTCCGGGACATCTTAGGCGCGCTGGACCGCGAAGGAAAGTGGGATTTAATCCTGCTCGGATACGGCCTGTGTTCCGAGGGCGTGGTCGGCTTAAAATCGGAAAAAAGCAAAATCGTGATGCCCAGGACTGATGACTGCATCGCCATCTTTCTGGGGTCCACCGAGGCGTATAAAAAGGAGTTAACCAGGGACCCGGGAACCTATTACTTAACCAAAGGCTGGATAGAGCACGGGGAGGACCCTTTATCTATTTCTACGCGCCGCCATCAATGGACAAAAAAATATGATGAACAGACCGCCCAGTGGGTGGCACGTGAAATTATGAAAAATTATACGAGAATCGCCCTGATCGACACCGGGACTTACGAATTGAGTCCTTACATAGCTTACGCCAAAAAGGTTGCAGAGACCTTTGATCTAAAATTTGAAATTATCCCGGGCTCCCTGTTTCTGCTGGAGAAGCTTCTGCACGGGCCCTGGGACGACAATTTCCTTGCGCTGGAGCCCGGCCAGGAGATTACCAAAGAAATGTTTTTGCCAAAATATTAA
- a CDS encoding histidine kinase, with protein MGSAPAAGKDIFNEIINAVITGDSFKIKLLVEQALEKAIKPEAIIKEGLIPGMETVSAKFQSSEFYVVDVIVAANAMQTGVQVLKEKCCREKAFEAESRVVIGTVEGDIHDLGKNIVALTLEGAGYEVIDLGVDVSPAQFVEAITKFHPDLVCISALLTVTMLNMQDVIEAIKEAGLRDRVKIIIGGAPVTQSFANKIGADAYVKYGTNVVQKVRELLEEEKNKKRSSLSFSSFVNRKHQEIFQKLFDIKPAFIDESGNVILKGEDFPTPCRECRKWFREHSFREENAAILLCSGGLAVIEASIELDHGKTGKIKCGPFRLSTSSKDCTPAIKELSRLELERVLAVVRLVGEQIGHKARERLLEAQITEQRESIIRSLKFQEELRNALNEANYRSLQSQVNPHFLFNSLNSLARLAMLEEAERTEKFAYALSRTLRYILRNIKGTVKIAEEIQMIRDYLFIQQVRFSDRISVNLEIEDSVSEGRIPCMVLQPIVENAIIHGLEPLEGKGRLEISGKKEGQTVFFEITDNGVGIPPHKLKEISHLNINRSGRGHATGLGLVHVHQRLQHYFGSNYGLEIQSQEGKGTSVKIYLPYIC; from the coding sequence ATGGGAAGCGCCCCGGCAGCCGGCAAAGACATATTCAACGAAATTATTAATGCGGTCATTACAGGAGATTCCTTTAAGATCAAGTTGCTGGTGGAACAAGCGCTGGAAAAAGCCATAAAACCCGAGGCAATTATCAAAGAAGGTTTAATTCCAGGCATGGAAACGGTAAGTGCCAAATTCCAGAGTTCCGAATTTTACGTGGTTGACGTGATTGTTGCCGCGAACGCAATGCAGACCGGGGTCCAGGTTCTTAAAGAAAAATGCTGCAGGGAAAAAGCGTTTGAGGCTGAGAGCCGGGTTGTCATTGGCACCGTGGAAGGGGACATCCACGATCTGGGAAAAAACATCGTTGCGCTTACACTGGAGGGAGCAGGATATGAAGTCATCGATCTGGGGGTAGACGTCTCACCGGCTCAGTTTGTTGAGGCCATTACAAAATTTCACCCCGATCTTGTCTGCATTTCAGCACTGCTTACGGTTACCATGTTAAATATGCAGGATGTCATCGAAGCAATTAAAGAGGCCGGGTTGCGGGACAGAGTCAAAATTATCATCGGCGGAGCGCCTGTCACCCAGAGCTTTGCAAACAAGATCGGAGCGGATGCCTACGTAAAATACGGCACAAACGTAGTGCAAAAAGTAAGGGAGCTTCTCGAGGAAGAAAAGAATAAAAAGAGGTCTTCTCTTAGTTTCTCTTCCTTTGTAAACAGAAAACACCAGGAAATTTTTCAAAAGCTCTTTGATATTAAACCAGCCTTCATCGACGAGAGCGGTAATGTGATTTTGAAAGGAGAAGATTTTCCCACACCCTGCCGGGAATGCCGGAAATGGTTTCGGGAACACAGCTTCCGAGAAGAAAACGCGGCAATTCTCCTATGCTCCGGCGGCTTAGCAGTCATTGAAGCCTCAATTGAACTTGATCACGGAAAAACAGGAAAAATTAAGTGCGGCCCTTTCAGGTTAAGCACTTCCTCAAAAGACTGCACCCCGGCGATAAAAGAACTATCCCGCCTTGAACTCGAGAGGGTTCTAGCCGTCGTACGTCTGGTTGGGGAGCAAATTGGACACAAAGCAAGGGAGCGCCTGCTCGAAGCTCAAATTACAGAACAAAGAGAAAGCATCATTCGCTCTTTAAAATTCCAGGAAGAACTAAGAAATGCTCTCAACGAGGCCAACTACCGTTCCCTGCAGTCGCAGGTAAATCCCCACTTTTTATTCAACAGCCTGAACAGCCTGGCCCGGCTCGCAATGCTGGAAGAGGCGGAACGAACCGAGAAATTCGCCTACGCTTTATCCAGGACCCTCCGCTACATCCTCCGGAACATTAAGGGTACGGTAAAAATCGCCGAAGAAATCCAGATGATCCGTGATTACCTCTTCATCCAGCAGGTGCGGTTTTCCGATCGGATCAGCGTTAATCTGGAAATAGAAGACAGCGTCTCCGAGGGGAGGATCCCCTGCATGGTCCTGCAGCCGATTGTGGAAAACGCCATCATCCACGGCCTGGAACCCCTTGAAGGAAAGGGAAGGCTTGAGATCTCCGGGAAAAAAGAGGGGCAAACCGTTTTCTTCGAAATAACAGACAACGGCGTTGGCATCCCCCCACACAAGCTGAAAGAAATCTCTCACTTAAACATAAATCGCTCCGGCCGGGGCCACGCGACGGGCCTGGGTCTTGTCCACGTACACCAGAGGCTTCAGCATTATTTTGGTTCGAATTACGGCCTGGAAATCCAGAGCCAGGAGGGCAAGGGTACGTCGGTAAAAATTTACCTCCCTTACATCTGCTAA
- a CDS encoding methyltetrahydrofolate cobalamin methyltransferase: MLIIGEKLNSTIPRVREAIKTKDRAFIQELARQQVAAGAEMLDVNTAMGVENEPADMEWLVRTVQDAVDVPLCIDSTNPEAIKRALQAHRGKAMVNSISLEKPRLEGILPLVLEYGCSVVALTMDERGIPDSSADRVALAERFLEIAEKTNLNLEDVYFDPLVLPLAVNNRNALTFFESLAEIKQRLKARTISGLSNVSHSLPKRRLINRYFLAICMSLGMDAAILDPLDRKLMTAVVTTNLLLNKDFMCQGYLKAYRAGFLEE, translated from the coding sequence TTGCTGATTATCGGAGAAAAACTGAACAGCACAATTCCGCGGGTACGCGAGGCCATTAAGACTAAAGACAGGGCGTTTATTCAGGAACTGGCCCGGCAACAGGTTGCAGCAGGCGCCGAAATGCTCGACGTAAACACAGCAATGGGCGTCGAAAACGAGCCCGCCGACATGGAGTGGCTGGTGCGCACGGTGCAGGACGCGGTTGACGTGCCTTTGTGCATCGACAGCACAAACCCGGAGGCAATTAAGAGGGCGCTCCAGGCTCACAGAGGAAAGGCAATGGTCAACTCGATCTCGCTGGAAAAACCGCGGTTGGAAGGGATTCTCCCCCTGGTCCTCGAATACGGCTGTTCTGTAGTTGCCCTGACGATGGATGAAAGAGGGATCCCCGATTCGTCTGCCGACAGAGTCGCGCTGGCCGAACGCTTCCTGGAAATTGCCGAAAAGACGAACCTGAACCTGGAAGACGTTTACTTTGATCCTTTAGTCCTGCCGCTCGCCGTGAACAATAGAAACGCACTTACATTTTTTGAAAGCCTTGCAGAAATCAAACAGCGCTTGAAAGCACGCACGATTTCCGGCCTCAGTAACGTCTCCCATTCCCTGCCTAAAAGGAGGTTGATCAACCGGTACTTTTTGGCGATTTGCATGAGTTTGGGCATGGATGCCGCAATTCTGGATCCGCTGGATCGAAAACTCATGACCGCGGTTGTCACCACCAACCTGTTGTTAAACAAGGACTTTATGTGCCAGGGATACCTGAAGGCTTACCGTGCAGGATTTTTAGAAGAATAA
- a CDS encoding carbohydrate-binding protein: MFRRRGGRCCPERGPARKELNKKARSVSELEGGVTVAPVPVTLGEDITIKYQGPLARAGAREIYLHMGYGPADNWRYIADLPLEKTNGSWEVTFEVKDESRLNFCFRDDAGRWDNNAGRNWSLEVHTGMQV; encoded by the coding sequence ATGTTCCGGCGGCGTGGAGGGCGTTGCTGTCCGGAAAGAGGGCCGGCCAGGAAAGAACTTAACAAAAAGGCGAGATCTGTTTCGGAACTGGAGGGGGGAGTAACGGTGGCCCCAGTTCCGGTTACCCTGGGTGAGGACATCACCATTAAGTATCAGGGGCCTTTAGCCCGGGCGGGCGCCCGGGAGATTTACCTGCATATGGGTTACGGGCCCGCCGACAACTGGCGGTATATTGCCGATTTGCCTCTAGAGAAAACCAACGGGAGCTGGGAGGTTACCTTTGAGGTTAAAGACGAGAGCCGCTTGAATTTCTGTTTTCGGGATGATGCCGGCCGTTGGGACAACAACGCCGGGCGCAACTGGAGTCTGGAAGTGCATACAGGAATGCAGGTTTAA